ACGCAATTTTTCCCCGTAGGGGATTAAGGAACGGTTTCTAAAGTTCCAATGTTCCAGGGTTTCAACGTTCCATTATTCCAGCGTTTCGGGTGTTTAAGGTCAATTTGTGATTTGAGATTTTCCAGTTTCGAATAAAGAACGTTAAGCTTAGAATAAACTGATGAACACCATTAATATCGAAAGAACAAAGAATGATCAAGGCAGGAAAGTGAGACTGCCAACTGCATGGATCCTCAAAACTGCGCAATGTGCCACAAGGGCTGCTTCCACTTTGTTTCAGCGGGATTTGCCCAAATGCCAACGCTAAAGGCTTACCCACTGCGCATCAGTTCGTTTGCTCTCCTGCTGCGCAATCCGCGTTAAAATGATCAATGCACACTATGCCTAAGTACAGGCAGAATGTGCATTTTTACTTCGTTATACTGATGGTAACCTGATTGTTACCTATTGAGACGAAACCAATTTGGATCATTCGGTTTGTCGTCCCGGACAGGTAAAGGTGTAAGACCTTTATAATTTCTGCCCTGGAAAAATCAGACCGAAAATTAACGGGTTGGAGAAAGTTCAATCGTTATATTTTGGGTATTTCCAGCTGAAACCTTTACTTCTTCCAATATGGTTTCGTTGTAGGAAACATAAGAAGCATAGATTTTGTATTTGCCAGCCGGGACATCCTGAATACGGCATGTGCCTTCCAGATCGGTGTATGCTTTAGTTCCTGTTTCGCTGATGGTAATCAAAACACCGGTAAG
The nucleotide sequence above comes from Bacteroidales bacterium. Encoded proteins:
- a CDS encoding carboxypeptidase-like regulatory domain-containing protein is translated as MKARIAILILFATCSISLFAGNDVKNTSPESASLSTISLSVKDKLTGESLTGVLITISETGTKAYTDLEGTCRIQDVPAGKYKIYASYVSYNETILEEVKVSAGNTQNITIELSPTR